In Lotus japonicus ecotype B-129 chromosome 5, LjGifu_v1.2, one genomic interval encodes:
- the LOC130719255 gene encoding uncharacterized protein LOC130719255 has product MDVDMERVAPPAGDEDLGRKKPPEEGTKPPQRMSFKDKLMGGKEKPPRTERVDLFDEGKMTVEYVDDNPMLPRIRVDKSVIESMCAPWTEALVVCLLGKRLGYRTMKAKLESTWRPGGGFDLMDVDNGFYLVTFDREEDKNKVIGGGPWMIFDHYLAVSTWSPEFISPVARVQRTLAWIRIPGLNVAFYDESFLLSVARVIGRPIKVDTTTLSGDRGRFARICVELDLTKAVIGRLCIEDFWYKVEYEGLHVICTKCGCYGHRSRECKGAPPERMKKPATTESSVTEKAGEGPTGTDSQSRMEEVSAGGKDTPAATRREMASGGPPSNAVNDGASIVADKTETESNPSASIPNIAANEVEILGDWMIVSKKKKKNTKLWGNDGGTVNGKSKANDELRKSRGLAVAQGQNDKEERGKEQRPARDSRSYNSKMEKTTTNQRYVREKSKSVGPFPVFAPETLANNSNMDWLYANNKKRRTRTEDGPGPLKILTDAMVFGESSKHKEEVDKLNNRLQNEGGKATLEGE; this is encoded by the coding sequence ATGGACGTGGACATGGAGAGAGTGGCGCCGCCGGCAGGGGATGAAGACCTAGGCCGGAAAAAGCCTCCCGAAGAGGGGACAAAACCACCACAACGCATGTCGTTCAAAGACAAACTGATGGGGGGCAAGGAGAAGCCTCCACGCACGGAAAGAGTCGACTTGTTCGATGAAGGAAAGATGACTGTGGAATATGTAGATGACAACCCGATGTTGCCTCGGATCAGAGTGGACAAATCGGTGATTGAATCAATGTGTGCACCATGGACGGAAGCCTTGGTGGTTTGCTTACTAGGAAAACGACTTGGTTACCGGACAATGAAGGCTAAACTGGAAAGCACTTGGAGACCAGGAGGAGGATTCGATCTGATGGATGTAGACAACGGGTTCTACCTGGTGACGTTTGATAGAGAGGAGGACAAAAACAAGGTGATTGGGGGAGGTCCATGGATGATCTTCGACCATTATCTGGCGGTGTCGACGTGGAGCCCGGAGTTTATTTCGCCGGTGGCGAGAGTTCAGAGGACACTTGCCTGGATTCGCATTCCGGGTCTGAACGTAGCTTTCTACGATGAAAGCTTCCTGTTGTCGGTAGCTCGAGTGATTGGCAGACCAATCAAGGTGGATACCACCACTCTCTCTGGGGACAGAGGAAGATTTGCACGCATTTGTGTCGAACTTGATCTCACAAAGGCGGTGATTGGTCGATTATGTATTGAGGACTTCTGGTATAAGGTGGAGTACGAAGGCCTCCATGTAATATGCACCAAGTGCGGCTGCTACGGCCACCGGAGCAGAGAGTGCAAGGGTGCTCCGCCGGAGAGGATGAAGAAACCGGCGACGACTGAGTCTTCAGTAACAGAGAAAGCAGGTGAGGGGCCGACGGGCACAGACAGtcagtctagaatggaggaggTATCTGCCGGCGGTAAGGATACCCCGGCAGCAACAAGACGGGAAATGGCCTCGGGTGGGCCCCCCTCCAATGCGGTTAATGATGGGGCGAGCATTGTGGCTGACAAAACGGAAACAGAGAGCAATCCTAGTGCTTCAATTCCAAATATTGCTGCGAACGAGGTGGAGATCTTGGGGGACTGGATGATAGTTtctaagaaaaagaagaaaaataccaAATTATGGGGCAATGATGGGGGAACAGTTAATGGGAAATCAAAAGCCAATGATGAGCTACGAAAATCAAGGGGATTGGCGGTGGCCCAGGGTCAAAACGACAAAGAGGAACGTGGAAAAGAACAACGACCAGCTAGGGATTCTCGCTCCTATAACAGCAAGATGGAGAAAACGACAACCAATCAGCGGTATGTGAGGGAAAAATCAAAATCCGTGGGGCCCTTTCCCGTTTTTGCCCCAGAAACCCTAGCTAACAATTCCAACATGGATTGGTTGTatgcaaataataaaaaaaggcGAACAAGAACAGAAGATGGTCCGGGCCCACTAAAAATCCTAACTGATGCAATGGTGTTTGGGGAATCGAGTAAGCACAAAGAGGAGGTTGATAAACTCAACAACAGGCTCCAAAATGAGGGGGGCAAGGCCACCCTTGAGGGGGAATGA